Below is a window of Yersinia kristensenii DNA.
TATACCTATCGCCGGGATCTTCAACATGGTTATCCACAGAAAGAATTCGACTCACCGGTTGATGAATTTAAACGGCGGCGAAATGCCAGCAATGGCTTTGTTGCTAAGATGTCGATGCCCGGCAATAACGGCAGGTCGATTAACGTTTATGATACGCTGGATGCGAAAAAAGCCGAATATTATACCCAAATTAAAGCTCATCCGGCATTGAGAGCGCAGGCCATTGAAGCATTAATTGATAGTGGAGTGCGGCCTGAGGGCAGTCGGCTGCAACATAAAATCGAAAGCCTGGCCGAGGCCTATAAGCCGGAATCTGAGAATACACGTTTTTGGGGCAATGCCTGGACATCTTTGGAAAATCATTGGGTTTGTAAAGTACCGCTACCGAATCCGATGTGCACTATCGCCCGGGTTGAAGGGCCGCGCTACCGCAATGATAAGGAGGGGATGGCGGCAGGTATGATGGCTATGGTGATGGAAGCTGGCCAGCTTAGGGGCATGGAAAGAGGCGTGAAGATGATAGAAAATTCCCCGCAAGTTATTGATTCTACATTATCTCCTGGTTTGTCGGTTGAGGGAGAAAAAATTATCCCGAATGAAACCCCGGTAGCCTCGCAGCATGAGGTTGAAATAACCCCACCCGAAGAGGCCCCTGAGCCGATTAGCCAGACGATACAAAACTCGCAGGGAAAGCTAATCGAAGTGCAGCAGGTTCTACTTAGAGACCCTTCAGTACCCGGCGGAACACGTGAAACTTGGGTCAGGCAGGGAGGCAGTGGCACATACTGGGAAGTTGATTTAGCCACCGGCCAGGATTTGGGGGTTGTTTTGAAAGAAGGCCCTGAATTTATCAAACCGGGCCGGTTACTGGGAGGATCGCCTAACCGCTTTACCGAAACTCACTTATTAACCAATGCCGACTTTGATTGGTTGGAAGAGAGTGCATTAAGGCATGCTTGCCAAGGGGAAAAACCCTGTGTTTTAACTTCATCCGGCATATTCACTTACCTGAATACCGGTGAAATGAGTTTAGCTGAGAAATTTTTTGAGCCATTACGTGAGAATGTGGCTGCTTCAACAAGCTCAGGAAAGTTTTTGCATGAGCTTCTTGAGCAGTTTCAACAAGAAGGCATCGAAACGGAGGTTTCAATATTTCAAGATGATCCAAAAAACTCTCGGAGTTCCTTTAAACAAGCAATCCAATCTTTTCCCGAAAACGTGCATGTCTATCCCTTCGATTTGAATGCGATAAAAGCTGAAATTAGCCAGTTGCAACCAGTTGAAAGTATTATGTTTTTTCCTGAGAGATCACATGTTATCACCATTGTGCAAACCGCCAACAAAGAAGGATTATACGTTTTTGATACAAATTTAAGAAATGTAGACTGGTTGGAGTCAATCGATCCCAGGATAAGAAAGGCATATGAAAATATGACGCCTGAACTCATCATTCAGGGAGATAAAAAATACCTTTATGGGCAAGAGGCGGCAGATTTACTTGAAATGTATTTCAGACCGTCCAGTCGACGTGATAACTCTGGTGCTGCCATTATCCATTATAAGGGGCTGACCCACCCAGATTAAGCCATAATAATAAATGGCGCGATGTGCAGTGGCTTGCTTTTGTGGCTGTAATAAAAGGCAACCTGATGTCACCGGATACCCATTCTGCGTTACAATGACTCTCTATTTACGAATTCACGGGGATGGGCGCTCTATCCTCGGCAGGGAGCGAGCCGTATGTCTACCGGCGATGCATCAATTTTAAAACCTATCCAATGGTATGCCATTGAGCAGCCAAATATTCCTGCTGACGTCGCTGACTGGCTAATGGAATTGGGATCGATGACCCGGCGTTTTGAGCAACATTGCCAGCGGGTTCATGTGGAACCGCAACGGGAATGCTTTATTGCACGCCATGAGCTAGGGGAAGATGCCGAGCATTTACCAGCAAGTGAGCGCTATTGGCTACGCGAAATCGTCTTATGTGGCGATAATCAGCCGTGGCTATTGGGCCGCACAGTTATTCCCGAGGAAACACTGTCAGGCCCAGATCGGGCGCTGGTGGATTTAGGGACATTACCCCTTGGGCGCTATTTATTTGGTGGTAATAATTTAACCCGAGATTATATTCAAGTAGGGCGGCAGAATAAGCTTTGGGCGCGCCGTTCATTACTACGGCTGTCAGGTAAACCCCTATTACTGACTGAAGTTTTTTTACCGGCTTCGCCGCTGTATTTGATTTAAGGGGTGGTGAGATTTTGGAGAGTAAGAAATTGAAGGGAAGTCATGTTCAGAGCAAATGGCGGGCTTATTGCCGTTTGATGCGGATCGATAAACCCATTGGCTCATTATTACTATTGTGGCCGACACTGTGGGCATTATGGTTGGCAGGGAAAGGCATTCCCGACACCAATATATTGATTGTTTTTGTCTTGGGTGTCTTTTTCATGCGCGCCGCCGGTTGTGTCGTCAATGATTATGCTGACCGCAATATTGATGGCTTTGTGAAACGCACCGCATCACGACCATTACCCAGCGGCCTCATCAGTGAGAAAGAAAGCAAAATCCTGTTTGTTATCTTGGTGTTGCTCTCGTTTGGGCTGGTGCTCACGCTCAATAACATGACCATATGGCTGTCACTGGCGGCATTGGCCTTAGCCTGGGTTTACCCCTTTATGAAGCGGGTGACACACTTGCCGCAGGTGGTGTTGGGCGCGGCTTTTGGCTGGTCAATCCCGATGGGGTTTGCCGCGGTGAGTGAAAGTTTACCGTTGGTTTGTTGGTTGCTATTATTAGCCAATATCTGCTGGACGGTGGCTTATGACACCCAATATGCGATGGTCGACCGTGACGACGATCTGAGGATTGGTGTTAAGTCGACCGCTATTTTATTTGGCCAGCATGACAAACTGATTATCGGTTTGCTGCAACTGGCGACATTAGTATTAATGGTGGTGATTGGCTGGCTGATGGATTTGGGGGGCTCATTTTATTGGGCTATCCTGCTGGCTGGCGCATTGTTTGTCCACCAACAGAAGATGATTGCCAGACGTGAACGTGACCCCTGTTTCCGTGCATTTCTCAACAATAACTATGTCGGCTTAGTGTTGTTTCTCGGGATTTTTATTAGCTATTGGCAATAAATACCCTGCGGGGAGACAGTTAAAAAAATGGCCAGATGATGAATCCGGCCATTTTTGTTTATGATTTTTGCTTAGCGCGACGAAGAATTAGTTATCTTCTTTATCCTCTTCCGCGGGTTCTGGCAGCAGGTTATTAGTTTCAGCCGGCATACTGACACTTTCAATCGTCAGCTTCACTTCCGGCGTCATCAATGCACTCAGCATATTGTAAACTTCCAGCGTATGTTCCTGAATCGCATCACCGCTGTCACTGATATAACCCTCTTCGCGTAAGGTGCCCACCAGTGTGGAGAACACGGCTTTATCGAAGAATTCCGGCGCGTTAATGCCATGCAGAACAGACAAGCGCTGCGCCATAATGCGGCTCTCTTTCTCCAGTGCGCCACGATTGATACTGGGGTTGGCACTGAGTAATGAAAGGGTAATCGCATAGCGTTGCAGGGTTTCGCGCACCCCGGCGGCCAGTAATTGCAGCGGGCGAATACGGGCCGGATTCAGCACCAATTCATTCCCTTTGTCGCAAATCAACTGCTGGCGCGCCAGTTCATCAATCAGCGTATCCAATGTCTGTGGCAATTGTTCTTTACTGTAATGCAGGAATAATTCAGCTTTCAGCATCGGGTAGATCATGCTGATTTGACGCAATAACTCGGCACGTGTAATACGCCGTTGGTACATGACCATACTGGCAATGAGCGACGGCAGGATCAGCAAATGCTGGATGTTATTGCGATAGTAGGTCATCAGCACGGCTTGTTCCCGTGGCAGGATGATAATGTCACCAATATTGTCTTTTTCCACCTCAAACTTATTCATATTTAAGGCGTGATTAAGTAACTCTTCCGGCGTCTTATCCGGCACGGTGACATCTTTCGCATAAGGCACATTGCGCATCAGTTGCAAGTAGCAATCGAGTTGCTCAAGCAGTTGCTCGCGAGTGAGTGAGCGCTGACGCGAGGCTAACAATGCCGTCGAACACAAGTTCATCGCATTGGCCGCCGCCGCATTGTTAATTCGAACCATAATCTGGCCAGCCAAATCATTCACAGCGGGTGTCAGCCAGCTTGGGCGCTGTGCTTCGATAGGGTCGATAGCATCACGCCACTGCGGCACATTGGTGTTCAGATAGGTGGTTAACGGGATGGGCTCACCAAAGTTGACATAGCCCTGACCGAGATTACGCAGCTTGCGCAAACCGCGCAGCATCTGCAATAAGCTCTCTTTTTCTTTGGTCGCACCTCGTAATTCTTTGGCGTAAGTCCCCACTTCCATCACATGCTCGTAGCCGATATAAATCGGCACCAAGGTGATTGGACGCGAACCGCCACGCAACATGGCCTGTATCGTCATCGACAATGTGCCCGTTTTCGGCTCCAGCAGGCGGCCAGTACGTGAGCGCCCACCTTCAACAAAGTATTCCACTGAATAACCACGGGTGAACAGCTCGCCCAGGTATTCACGGAATACGGTTGAATAGAGTTTATTGCCTTTAAAGGTGCGGCGAATAAAGAACGCGCCCAAGCGGCGGAAAATCGGGCCAGCGGGCCAGAAATTCAGGTTAATACCGGCGGCAATATGCGGTGGCACCAGCCCTTGATGATAAAGCACATAGGAAAGTAGCAGGTAGTCCATATGGCTACGGTGGCAGGGCACATAGACAATTTCATGGCCATCTTGTGCCAATTGCCGCACGCGCTCGGCATTATGGACATTAATACCCTGATACAAACGGTTCCACGTCCAGCTCAATACTCGGTCAGACAGACGCACGGCTTCATAAGAGAAGTCGGCGGCTATTTCTTCCATCAGCGTAATGGCATTTTGCTGCGCTTTCTCGTGAGAGATTTTCTTGGTGCGAGCTTCATCCGCGACAGCTTTTTCAATGGCTTTGGAGGTTAACAGTTTTTTGAACAAATCTTGACGGGCCGGTAGGCTCGGGCCCACAGCAGCCAAACGCTGACGCGAGAAATGCATCCGCGCTACACGCGCCAATTTATGGGCGATGGTTTTATCCGTACCATGCTCACTGGCCATTCGGCGCAGTGATACCGTGGTGGAAAAACGCACAAAGCTATCGCGGCCCAGCCACAAAACAGCAAAGAATTTCTCCACGCCGTTTAGCACACGCAGATGTGGCGTACCATGGCCTTCACGCCCCGGAGAGCGGCCAAACATCACCGAAACCGGCAGCATTTGGATATCCAGCTCCGGATTATTGCGATGCAGATCCAGATAATCGTGGAATAGCTTGACCGATTCCTGTTTCGGGGCGTAATAGCGAAACACCCGCGGGCCGTTATCGATAAAGACATGACTGGGAAGTTGCACGCCATCGATTTCCAATGGAATCAATGGGTCGGGCAGATCCTGCGCCTGACATTGCGCTCGCAAAGTCAGCAAATCAGCCTTAGAATTGTAAGGTAAAACGTACAGAATAGGACGAGATGGGTCTAACCCTAACTCAGTCACAGGATCTGCCGGAATAACCTTGCTTTTTACCAACAGTTTAAGTGGTAAATTCAACAACTTATAATATATTTTACGCCAACCTGACATAACTACATGAAGCCTCTTGTTAGCAATTCGTCGCAAGGATACCAGAAAGTGGTTTTGAGATCTGTGGTGATGAGACAACAGAAAGCGGCAAAAATCATCATTAACTTAAGATAAAGGCAATAAAATATGGCGAATCAATCAACAGGATTAACCCGAATCTATAAAGCAGCGGGTTATTCTGTTAAAGGCTTAGCCGCAGCCTGGAAAAATGAAGCCGCATTTCGTCAAGAAGCGGTGGCTGCCATACTCGCTATCATACTGGCCTTCTGGCTAGATGTAGATGCTATAACACGGATTTTATTGATTGGCAGTGTTGTTTTAGTGATTATTATCGAAATCATTAATAGCGCCATAGAAGCCGTGGTGGACCGTATAGGCAGTGAGTTTCACGCACTGTCAGGCCGGGCTAAGGATATGGGCTCTGCCGCCGTGTCTCTGGCCATTTTGTTGGCACTATTTATATGGATAACCGTGCTTTGGCAACATGTCGGTTAATCATGGCGCTAACAACGCTGTTGATGTAAACAGTGATTAATCCCTGTTTTTATTCACTCTTTGGTTCCCAATACCCGCTTACCTGTATATACTCACAGCAAGACTGTATAAACAAACAGGGGGCGGAATGAAAGCACTTACTACCAGACAGCAAGAGGTTTATGACCTGGTGCGCGACCACCTAGCGCAAACAGGTATGCCACCGACCCGTGCCGAAATTGCGCAGCGTCTGGGGTTTCGCTCTCCTAACGCCGCTGAAGAGCATTTAAAAGCACTGGCCCGTAAGGGCGTTATCGAGATAGTCTCCGGCGCTTCCCGTGGTATCCGTCTATTGATGGAAGAAGAAGATGGTCTGCCACTGATTGGCCGGGTTGCCGCAGGTGAGCCGCTGTTAGCCCAACAACACATCGAAGGGCATTACAAAGTTGATCCTTCCATGTTTAAGCCGAGTGCGGATTTTTTACTGCGGGTTAATGGGATGTCGATGAGAGATATCGGTATTCTGGATGGTGACTTATTGGCGGTACATAAAACTCAGGATGTGCGTAATGGGCAAGTGGTCGTTGCGCGCATTGATGATGAAGTGACGGTAAAACGCTTGAAAAAACAAGGTAATATCGTACAACTTCTACCAGAAAACAGTGAGTTCCAGCCGATTGTTGTCGATCTGCGTGAGCAAAACTTTACTATTGAAGGATTGGCCGTTGGTGTCATCCGCAATGGCGACTGGATCTGATTTTAACCTTTATTTATATACCCTTCAGTGAGAAGGGTATATAAAGCATTTAATCCCTCTAATATTTAATTCAAGCTAGTTTGAGAACATTCCGATAATAACTTATTACTTGCTGTTTTAACTGAATATTACGATTTTTTGTTTTCTATTTTTTACTGTAATGATAGTGATTAATATTAATCTGACTTTAATTATTGGTATCCTCTGCTATAGTTATTCATACGGTAAGCGAAGCAACAACGTTTAATTTAAATTATGACTAAGAATAACTAATTTAAGTTAAAGTTGTTTTGAGTAATAACATCTATTTACCGTGCTAAATTAAATAAACTGACTAATCCTAAGGTAACGGAGATATTATGAATAAAGATCAAGCCGACGGTAACTGGAAGCAGTTTAAAGGTAAAGTGAAAGAGAAATGGGGCAAGCTGACTGATGATGACCTCACCGTCATTGAAGGTAAGCGTGACCAGTTGGTGGGTAAAATCCAGGAGAAATACGGCTATCAGAAAGAGCAAGCCGAGAAAGAAGTTAAAGCCTGGGAAGACCACAGTAAGTATCGCTGGTAACAGCCTTAAATGGATTTAAACTGATATTGATATAAATTTATCGGGTCTCTCATTTTACAGGATACACATTATTAAATGGCACTTTCTATTAATTGGATATTAGTTTTCATTACATTGAAGAGTGTTCTTATTTAATTAGGCTATTCTGTCACTCCTATATTTATATCGATATGGGCACAAGGATGTGTCTTGTTTTTTATTTTATTATTTTCACCGGTAATATATGTGATGAATTGCATCCATTATATTGGGTTTAGGTGATAAAGGTTATTATAAATGAGTTCCCTTCGATACTGCCGCTTTTCTAGCGACAGTTTGATTTTATCAGCAAAGGTTATTTCTTTTTCGTCACAATAGAATGGTCGTGGTCACAATGTTCATGGCTTTCACAAGCTTCAACCTCTCCACATTCTGCACATAAACCATGCGCTTCAACCACACTATGACGCAGGGTAAAACCCGACTGTTTTGCTAACAGTGCCAAGGCTTCTTCGATGCCGACGGTGGTGCGTTCTGTCACAATCTTGCAGCGATCACAGATAAAAAGCGCAGAAGTATGAGTTGGTTCTTCAAAATGATGACACAACACATAGCTGTTCGCTGATTCTACGCGGTGAATAAACCCTTGTTCCAGCAAGAAATCCAAAGCGCGATAAACCGTGGGTGGTTTTGCTTGTGGTTCAGAAATACGCAGCAGATCTAACAGGTCATAAGCGCTGATTGCGCCGGGTTGTTGTGCCATTAATCGTAATACTTCAAGACGTTGCGGTGTCAGCCGGACGTTACGTTGTTGACACAGACTTTCCGCCTGGGCAAGCAGCTTTTCCTGATTGATAGGGTTCATCATATACATCCCGCAGCATTCGAATGGTGTCGATTTTATCATATTTACTGATAATCGCCGATAGATGAAAAAACGAGAGGCTACGGAGTGTCACAATTTTGGCAAGTCGCAGCAGTTAGTGGCAGATTTTCACTCTTTGAGCCACAACACTCACTCAGGCGGCTATCGTAAAGTTCTATGGTATAATCCCTGATTCCTTCCCATTGTTTAGTTTGCTCAATGAGTCATATCAATGGGTAATTGATGCAATCATAACCGATGAAACCACAGTAAATGCACGAAGCTCAGACTTTTTCCAGCACCCAGGCAGACAAGCCACGTTACCCTCTGCAGCGTTTTTCCGTCGCGCCGATGCTCGACTGGACAGATCGCCATTGCCGTTATTTCCATCGTTTGTTAACTAAACAGACTTTGTTGTACACCGAAATGGTGACCACCGGTGCCATTATCCACGGCAAAGGGGATTATCTGGCTTACAGTGAGCAAGATCATCCTGTGGCATTACAATTGGGTGGCAGTGATCCACAGGCATTAGCGCATTGTGCCAAACTGGCTGAACAGCGTGGATATAATGAAATAAATCTCAATGTCGGTTGCCCTTCTGATCGGGTACAAAATGGCCGTTTTGGGGCTTGCCTGATGGCGGAGGCCAATCTGGTCGCTGATTGCATTAAAGCTATGCGCGATGTGGTTTCTATTCCGGTTACGGTAAAAACCCGCATTGGTATTGATGAGTTGGATAGCTATGAGTTCTTGTGTGAATTCGTGCAAACCGTCGCAGGCCGTGGTGAGTGTGATATTTTCACTATTCATGCTCGTAAAGCCTGGCTTTCAGGGCTCAGCCCGAAAGAAAATCGCGAAGTACCACCACTGGATTATGAGCGAGTTTATCAGCTTAAACGTGATTTCCCGGCACTGACCATTGCCATTAACGGTGGGGTCAAAACGCTGGCTGAGGCCAAAGAACATCTCAAGCATCTTGATGGGGTGATGATGGGGCGCGAAGCTTACCAAAATCCCAGCATTTTAACGCAAGTAGATCGCGAACTGTTTGATCCGAACGCGCCAGTGGTTGACAGTGTGAAAGCCATCGAAGCGCTTTATCCTTATATCGAACAAGAGCTTTCTCGCGGTGCTTATCTTGGTCACATTACTCGCCATATTCTGGGAATTTTCCAAGGGATTCCTGGCGCGCGCCAATGGCGTCGTCATTTGAGTGAAAATGCGCATAAGCCCGGTGCTGATGTGTCTGTGGTCGAACAGGCGCTAGCGCTGGTGACTCGTCCGCAGCACAATTCACTGTAATAAAAGTGACTATAAGTTAGCGAAATTGACCATGCCTGCCTATTTCCCTGGCAGGTAAGTTTTTATCTATAAGTAATAAATTCAATCTGTTATCTGCTATTTTTAGGTTGGCACGTTTCTTGTAATACTCCTGATGAAATCTCTGTCGATATCACGGTGTGAGTGATGCATTTACAGGGGATTAAACAACAATTAAGGAGCCAGCCATGTTCGAAATTCTCTTTGTTATTGGTTTTTTCATCATGTTGATGGCGACCGGCATCTCCTTGTTGGGTATCTTCGCCGCATTACTGGTGGCGGCTGCTTTTATGATGTTGGGCGGCTTATTTGTGATGATGATTAAGTTGTTACCATGGTTGATTTTAGCTGTGGTGGTGGTCTGGATTTGGCGCTCAATGCAGAAACCGATAGTCAGGCGTTATTAAAATAGAGTCAGATTTTACTAAAATTTTGCTTTCTTGCGGCAGTGATCACAGGCTGAAAGTTTAGTCGCGTGAATTGTTAGGAAAACGTGTTTTTTCCAAAGCGGGCTTGTTAGGATGCTACCCGACACGATTTGTTATCACATTTTCATCCCTGTCAGAGGCAAAAATAGCTGTATAAACGGCACGTTCATCTAAGTGAACATGGCTCTGACAGAATACCTAGCTGTACCCCTACAAGTGCATCAAAGAAAGCGTCATGACAAAGGGCTCCTTAATGGGGCCCTTTGTTTTTTATCATATTAGTGTCGCTGGCGATTAAGGGATCAACAGACTGGAGCCCGTTGTCTGGCGGCTTTCTAATATTTCATGGGCACGGCGCGCATCACTCAGCGGGAACTTCTGAGCTTCAGCCACATCCACTTTAATTGCCCCACTGATAATGTATGAGAATAGCTCACGGCTGGCACTTTCCAACTCTTGCCGGTTAGTGACATAAGAGTATAGAGACGCGCGGGTGACATACAGCGAACCTTTTTGGTTGAGTATAGCAAGGTCAACCCCGGTCACTGGGCCAGAGGCATTACCAAAACTCACCATCAAACCTCTGCGTTTAAGGCTATTCAATGAGTCTAGCCAGGTACTTTTCCCCACCGAGTCATACACCACACCCACTTTTTCGCCATTGGTCAGCTCCGCCACTCGCTCGGCGATATTTTCTTTGCGATAGTTTATGGTGGCCCAAGCGCCGTTGGTTTTCGCCAATTCCGCTTTTTCATCAGAGCCGACGGTGCCTATCAGTTTTGCACCCAGAGCTTTTGCCCATTGACAGGCAATCAACCCGACACCCCCTGCCGCCGCGTGGAATAAGAACACTTCGCCGGGTTTGATTACATGGGTTTGGCGCAATAAATACTGAACAGTCAGTCCCTTAAGGAATGAAGCCGCCGCTTGTTCGAAAGAGATTTCCGCAGGGAGTAGGGCGATTTTATCTGCATCGACATTATGGACTTCGCTATAAGCGCCCAGAGCTGATTGAGCATATACTACTCGGTCACCGACTTTTATAGTGTTAACCGCCGACCCGACTTTGGTGACAATACCGGCAGCCTCACTCCCTAAACCGCTGGGGAACTGTGGTACTGGATAAAGCCCGGTACGAACATAGGTATCGATATAGTTAATCCCAATAGCTTTGTTTTCTACCTGAACTTCATGTGCCGCGGGGTCGGCAGGGGTGAAATCAAGGTATTGCAATACCTCCGGCCCGCCAGGGGTGCTAAATTGAATATGTTTTGCCATGTTAGCTCCTCACAATAAGTGTATTTTCACCTTACAGAGTTCTACACGAGGCGCCAACATCTTGCTAATACCGATAAGTAATAGGGAATTCATAATTACCCATCGGGTATCATCGCGTATACTAGGCGGCACTATTTTCCTATCGTAATAAAGGTAAAGAGCACTTTTCATGGCAGCAAAAAAACCAACCAACAATATGACAGAGCCACGCGATCGCCAGATGGAAGGGCTGAAGCTCCCGCCTCATTCGCTGGAGGCAGAGCAGTCCGTGTTGGGCGGTTTGATGCTGGATAACGAGCGCTGGGATAACGTCTCTGAGCGCGTAGCCAGCAATGACTTTTTCAGCCGCCCACATCGCCGGATCTTTACTGAAATGCAGCGTTTGCTGGAAAACAGTAAACCGATCGACTTGATCACCTTGTCCGAATCGCTCGAACAAAAAGGTGATTTGGATTCGGTAGGGGGCTTTGCCTATCTGGCCGAATTGTCAAAAAATACGCCAAGTGCAGCGAATATTGGTGCTTATGCTGACATTGTCCGCGAACGCGCGGTAGTCCGTGAAATGATCTCGGTGGCTAACGAAATTGCTGATGCCGGTTATGATCCGCAAGGGCGTAGCAGTGAAGATCTACTGGATCTGGCGGAATCTAAAGTGTTCCAAATTGCCGAAAGTCGGGCCAATAAAGATGAAGGGCCGAAAAGTGTCGATCAGATCCTCGAAGCTACCGTCGCGCGGATCGAGCAGCTCTATCAGCGGCCACATGATGGCGTCACCGGGGTTTCAACCGGTTTTACTGATTTGGATAAAAAGACTGCCGGATTGCAGAAATCAGATTTGATCATTGTCGCCGCGCGTCCATCAATGGGGAAAACCACCTTTGCGATGAACCTATGCGAAAACGCTGCGATGATGCAGGAAAAGCCAGTATTAATCTTCAGTTTGGAGATG
It encodes the following:
- the ubiC gene encoding chorismate lyase, with translation MSTGDASILKPIQWYAIEQPNIPADVADWLMELGSMTRRFEQHCQRVHVEPQRECFIARHELGEDAEHLPASERYWLREIVLCGDNQPWLLGRTVIPEETLSGPDRALVDLGTLPLGRYLFGGNNLTRDYIQVGRQNKLWARRSLLRLSGKPLLLTEVFLPASPLYLI
- the ubiA gene encoding 4-hydroxybenzoate octaprenyltransferase; its protein translation is MKGSHVQSKWRAYCRLMRIDKPIGSLLLLWPTLWALWLAGKGIPDTNILIVFVLGVFFMRAAGCVVNDYADRNIDGFVKRTASRPLPSGLISEKESKILFVILVLLSFGLVLTLNNMTIWLSLAALALAWVYPFMKRVTHLPQVVLGAAFGWSIPMGFAAVSESLPLVCWLLLLANICWTVAYDTQYAMVDRDDDLRIGVKSTAILFGQHDKLIIGLLQLATLVLMVVIGWLMDLGGSFYWAILLAGALFVHQQKMIARRERDPCFRAFLNNNYVGLVLFLGIFISYWQ
- the plsB gene encoding glycerol-3-phosphate 1-O-acyltransferase PlsB; amino-acid sequence: MSGWRKIYYKLLNLPLKLLVKSKVIPADPVTELGLDPSRPILYVLPYNSKADLLTLRAQCQAQDLPDPLIPLEIDGVQLPSHVFIDNGPRVFRYYAPKQESVKLFHDYLDLHRNNPELDIQMLPVSVMFGRSPGREGHGTPHLRVLNGVEKFFAVLWLGRDSFVRFSTTVSLRRMASEHGTDKTIAHKLARVARMHFSRQRLAAVGPSLPARQDLFKKLLTSKAIEKAVADEARTKKISHEKAQQNAITLMEEIAADFSYEAVRLSDRVLSWTWNRLYQGINVHNAERVRQLAQDGHEIVYVPCHRSHMDYLLLSYVLYHQGLVPPHIAAGINLNFWPAGPIFRRLGAFFIRRTFKGNKLYSTVFREYLGELFTRGYSVEYFVEGGRSRTGRLLEPKTGTLSMTIQAMLRGGSRPITLVPIYIGYEHVMEVGTYAKELRGATKEKESLLQMLRGLRKLRNLGQGYVNFGEPIPLTTYLNTNVPQWRDAIDPIEAQRPSWLTPAVNDLAGQIMVRINNAAAANAMNLCSTALLASRQRSLTREQLLEQLDCYLQLMRNVPYAKDVTVPDKTPEELLNHALNMNKFEVEKDNIGDIIILPREQAVLMTYYRNNIQHLLILPSLIASMVMYQRRITRAELLRQISMIYPMLKAELFLHYSKEQLPQTLDTLIDELARQQLICDKGNELVLNPARIRPLQLLAAGVRETLQRYAITLSLLSANPSINRGALEKESRIMAQRLSVLHGINAPEFFDKAVFSTLVGTLREEGYISDSGDAIQEHTLEVYNMLSALMTPEVKLTIESVSMPAETNNLLPEPAEEDKEDN
- a CDS encoding diacylglycerol kinase, giving the protein MANQSTGLTRIYKAAGYSVKGLAAAWKNEAAFRQEAVAAILAIILAFWLDVDAITRILLIGSVVLVIIIEIINSAIEAVVDRIGSEFHALSGRAKDMGSAAVSLAILLALFIWITVLWQHVG
- the lexA gene encoding transcriptional repressor LexA — protein: MKALTTRQQEVYDLVRDHLAQTGMPPTRAEIAQRLGFRSPNAAEEHLKALARKGVIEIVSGASRGIRLLMEEEDGLPLIGRVAAGEPLLAQQHIEGHYKVDPSMFKPSADFLLRVNGMSMRDIGILDGDLLAVHKTQDVRNGQVVVARIDDEVTVKRLKKQGNIVQLLPENSEFQPIVVDLREQNFTIEGLAVGVIRNGDWI
- a CDS encoding CsbD family protein — encoded protein: MNKDQADGNWKQFKGKVKEKWGKLTDDDLTVIEGKRDQLVGKIQEKYGYQKEQAEKEVKAWEDHSKYRW
- the zur gene encoding zinc uptake transcriptional repressor Zur, whose protein sequence is MNPINQEKLLAQAESLCQQRNVRLTPQRLEVLRLMAQQPGAISAYDLLDLLRISEPQAKPPTVYRALDFLLEQGFIHRVESANSYVLCHHFEEPTHTSALFICDRCKIVTERTTVGIEEALALLAKQSGFTLRHSVVEAHGLCAECGEVEACESHEHCDHDHSIVTKKK
- the dusA gene encoding tRNA dihydrouridine(20/20a) synthase DusA, coding for MHEAQTFSSTQADKPRYPLQRFSVAPMLDWTDRHCRYFHRLLTKQTLLYTEMVTTGAIIHGKGDYLAYSEQDHPVALQLGGSDPQALAHCAKLAEQRGYNEINLNVGCPSDRVQNGRFGACLMAEANLVADCIKAMRDVVSIPVTVKTRIGIDELDSYEFLCEFVQTVAGRGECDIFTIHARKAWLSGLSPKENREVPPLDYERVYQLKRDFPALTIAINGGVKTLAEAKEHLKHLDGVMMGREAYQNPSILTQVDRELFDPNAPVVDSVKAIEALYPYIEQELSRGAYLGHITRHILGIFQGIPGARQWRRHLSENAHKPGADVSVVEQALALVTRPQHNSL
- the pspG gene encoding envelope stress response protein PspG, which translates into the protein MFEILFVIGFFIMLMATGISLLGIFAALLVAAAFMMLGGLFVMMIKLLPWLILAVVVVWIWRSMQKPIVRRY
- a CDS encoding quinone oxidoreductase; the encoded protein is MAKHIQFSTPGGPEVLQYLDFTPADPAAHEVQVENKAIGINYIDTYVRTGLYPVPQFPSGLGSEAAGIVTKVGSAVNTIKVGDRVVYAQSALGAYSEVHNVDADKIALLPAEISFEQAAASFLKGLTVQYLLRQTHVIKPGEVFLFHAAAGGVGLIACQWAKALGAKLIGTVGSDEKAELAKTNGAWATINYRKENIAERVAELTNGEKVGVVYDSVGKSTWLDSLNSLKRRGLMVSFGNASGPVTGVDLAILNQKGSLYVTRASLYSYVTNRQELESASRELFSYIISGAIKVDVAEAQKFPLSDARRAHEILESRQTTGSSLLIP